One genomic segment of Ricinus communis isolate WT05 ecotype wild-type chromosome 5, ASM1957865v1, whole genome shotgun sequence includes these proteins:
- the LOC8265570 gene encoding WAT1-related protein At5g47470, translating into MVGYMIKTEMAEDLGIIGGLIAVQFVYAGNSVFLSYLMSLGFTPFTIVIFTTFATFLITSPAAVYFERRKWPKELTCKLMIQLLLISFAGVTLFQSLFLKGIKLTSPALATAMPNLAPGLIFLIAWTVRLEKVSLSCTYSKIKIVGTLLCVLGALTMSLMHSAKPAKNADPLIPPVDAIFDKQKMIGCLYLMAAVFVLSSNVVLQASTLGDFPAPMSLCAITSLIGVVITAMVEWFQDSNFGITWPLISLGNLIGYSLVAGAVGGACVSFNGWAMRKRGPVLVSMFSPIGTVISVVLSIVTLGETIRIGSLAGMLLMFTGLYFVLWAKGKEGYLDAVAMERYNKGEYVRIREDDLAI; encoded by the exons ATGGTTGGGTATATGATAAAGACAGAGATGGCTGAAGATTTAGGAATAATAGGAGGCTTAATAGCGGTGCAATTTGTATATGCAGGGAATTCAGTTTTCTTGAGTTATTTAATGTCTCTTGGTTTCACCCCTTTCACCATTGTTATCTTCACTACCTTTGCCACCTTTCTCATCACCTCTCCTGCTGCTGTTTATTTTGAAAG AAGGAAATGGCCCAAAGAACTCACTTGCAAGTTGATGATTCAACTCCTCTTGATCTCTTTTGCTGG GGTAACGCtgtttcaatccttattcttAAAGGGGATTAAGCTAACGTCGCCAGCGCTGGCAACGGCGATGCCAAACCTTGCTCCTGGATTGATATTCCTTATTGCTTGGACAGTAAG GTTAGAGAAAGTTAGTCTAAGCTGCACGTACAGCAAAATCAAGATTGTAGGCACATTGTTGTGTGTATTAGGTGCCCTGACAATGAGCCTAATGCACAGCGCCAAACCAGCAAAAAATGCAGACCCATTAATTCCCCCAGTCGATGCAATCTTTGATAAGCAGAAGATGATAGGCTGCTTATATCTCATGGCAGCTGTTTTTGTTCTATCAAGCAATGTTGTATTGCAG GCTTCGACTTTGGGTGATTTTCCTGCACCGATGTCACTATGTGCTATAACATCCTTGATTGGTGTAGTTATAACAGCAATGGTTGAATGGTTTCAAGATTCCAATTTTGGAATTACTTGGCCTCTTATAAGTCTTGGGAACCTCATTGGCTACTCTTTAGTG GCAGGTGCCGTTGGGGGAGCATGTGTAAGCTTCAATGGATGGGCAATGAGGAAAAGAGGTCCCGTTTTAGTCTCCATGTTTAGCCCCATTGGAACAGTCATCTCCGTTGTTCTCTCTATCGTTACCTTAGGCGAGACAATTAGAATAGGAAG CCTCGCTGGTATGCTCTTGATGTTTACTGGTCTATACTTTGTGCTATGGGctaaaggaaaagaaggttACCTTGACGCAGTTGCCATGGAAA GGTATAACAAAGGAGAATATGTCAGAATTCGAGAGGATGACTTGGCTATTTGA